Proteins encoded within one genomic window of Bradyrhizobium sp. 186:
- a CDS encoding efflux RND transporter periplasmic adaptor subunit gives MLFKPDTKEGAKEGTAKKSRGRGFVMTLITLAILGGLGYLGWTVMHQQPQANNRNQRPDLPVPVLAATPRIQDVPVYLDGVGAIRALNTVTVRSQVDGKLIAVNFTEGQDVKKGDVVGEIDPAIYQAAYDQAVAKKAQDQAQLANQRIDLTRYEQLAATNAGSKQQADTQRALVAQTEALVKADQAAIDNAAATLSYTKIVAPISGRAGLRQVDQGNIIHASDTTGLVVITQLRPIAVWFSLPQQQIMRVNAAAAKGALAVDVFGNDGVTVIDTGKLTGIDNQVDQTTGTLKLKAEFPNANYQLWPGQFVNVRLKVETLAQALVVPTSAVQRGPIGTFSYVIGEGDIASAKPVTVTQQNEHDAVIASGLSPNDRVVTTGFANLSDGSKVIVGRDDQTPSADLAPRKRSRGPQGNDAQKGGQAKDGQTKDGQSKDGAKDGQERRAKRINGEGDQKGQTGPAPAQGTEPSGSGAKQP, from the coding sequence ATGCTCTTTAAGCCGGACACGAAAGAAGGCGCGAAGGAAGGGACGGCGAAAAAGTCGCGCGGCCGCGGCTTCGTCATGACCCTGATCACGCTCGCGATCCTCGGCGGCCTCGGCTATCTCGGCTGGACCGTCATGCATCAGCAGCCGCAGGCCAACAATCGCAACCAGCGGCCCGATCTGCCGGTGCCGGTGCTGGCGGCGACGCCGCGCATCCAGGACGTTCCGGTCTATCTCGACGGCGTCGGCGCGATCCGCGCGCTCAACACCGTGACCGTGCGCTCGCAGGTCGACGGCAAGCTGATCGCGGTAAACTTTACCGAAGGCCAGGACGTCAAGAAGGGTGACGTCGTCGGCGAGATCGATCCTGCGATCTACCAGGCGGCCTATGACCAGGCTGTCGCCAAGAAGGCGCAGGACCAGGCCCAGCTCGCCAACCAACGCATCGACCTCACCCGCTACGAGCAGCTCGCGGCTACCAATGCCGGCTCCAAGCAGCAGGCCGATACGCAGCGCGCGCTGGTCGCGCAGACCGAGGCGCTGGTCAAGGCCGACCAGGCCGCGATCGACAATGCGGCGGCGACGCTGAGCTACACCAAGATCGTGGCGCCGATCTCGGGTCGCGCCGGCCTGCGCCAGGTCGACCAGGGCAACATCATCCACGCCTCCGACACCACGGGACTCGTGGTGATCACGCAGTTGCGGCCGATCGCAGTGTGGTTCAGCCTGCCGCAGCAGCAGATCATGCGGGTCAACGCCGCGGCCGCCAAGGGGGCGCTTGCGGTGGACGTATTCGGCAACGACGGCGTCACCGTGATCGACACCGGCAAGCTGACCGGAATCGACAACCAGGTCGATCAGACCACCGGCACGCTCAAGCTCAAGGCGGAATTTCCCAACGCCAATTACCAGCTCTGGCCCGGCCAGTTCGTCAATGTTCGGCTCAAGGTCGAGACACTGGCGCAGGCGCTGGTGGTGCCGACGTCGGCAGTGCAGCGCGGCCCGATCGGGACCTTCAGCTACGTCATCGGTGAGGGCGACATCGCCTCGGCCAAGCCCGTCACGGTGACGCAGCAGAACGAACATGACGCGGTGATCGCGAGCGGCCTGTCGCCGAATGACCGGGTCGTCACCACCGGGTTTGCCAATCTGTCCGACGGTTCCAAGGTGATTGTGGGCCGCGACGACCAGACGCCATCGGCCGATCTGGCGCCACGCAAGCGCTCGCGCGGGCCGCAGGGCAATGACGCACAGAAGGGCGGTCAGGCCAAGGACGGTCAGACCAAGGATGGCCAATCGAAGGACGGCGCCAAGGACGGGCAGGAACGCCGCGCCAAGCGCATCAACGGCGAGGGCGACCAGAAGGGCCAAACCGGACCGGCACCGGCGCAGGGGACTGAACCATCGGGAAGTGGAGCCAAGCAGCCATGA